In Centropristis striata isolate RG_2023a ecotype Rhode Island chromosome 1, C.striata_1.0, whole genome shotgun sequence, one DNA window encodes the following:
- the si:ch211-286b5.4 gene encoding LOW QUALITY PROTEIN: afadin- and alpha-actinin-binding protein (The sequence of the model RefSeq protein was modified relative to this genomic sequence to represent the inferred CDS: deleted 2 bases in 2 codons) has translation MASRFGLKRAGRPSEYSDSFLLRDPSPLKELRHSASWWADGEEHKEQGDSLREQLKEMDEHVARLQDMLRGERAKCSRLQLRCSQQEAELRRREQNTNRLKERMSQLTERHKERGHSIEVLNFPPGSRGKREQQPVKSFRSTAKREEAALRVMLERREAELREAMKLRHSLTTLLHALRVDMENTLSSIVDVPDEGQTEDKRLDQAEEVLGDHVTGGVVQSWREVQRRLGDLPAGGPSGVGTDHEKLLAQLETELKESHQLVRIQQHLLQEGLASPVPSELADSYFLEEWERLQVRGAELHHQRRTFERERKSFTEAAIRLSHERRDFEQQKASLLKQQYLCDSPGADRGAPGNQRRASPASNFSSLGPTSISGRVPVTPSSSTSRTAAVSVSHQGRVETPSTPELYSALNLSYSSRSREADLESQSWDGGADRTAPHWDSSF, from the exons acTCCTTTCTGCTCAGGGATCCCAGCCCTCTGAAGGAGCTCCGTCACAGCGCCTCCTGGTGGGCCGACGGGGAGGAGCACAAGGAGCAGGGAGACTCCCTCAGG GAGCAGCTAAAGGAGATGGATGAGCACGTGGCCAGGCTGCAGGACATGCTGAGA GGTGAACGAGCCAAA TGCTCTCGTCTGCAGCTGCGTTGCAGCCAGCAGGAGGCGGAGCTGAGGCGGCGAGAGCAGAACACCAACCGGCTGAAGGAGCGAATGTCTCAGCTGACGGAGCGACACAAAGAGAGAGGACACT CCATAGAGGTGCTGAACTTTCCTCCTGGAAGTCGCGGCAAAAGAGAACAACAGCCAGTGAAATCATTCAGGTCTACTGCAAA ACGAGAAGAGGCAGCACTGCGTGTGATGCTGGAGCGTAGAGAAGCAGAGCTGAGGGAGGCCATGAAGCTTCGCCACAGC CTCACCACGCTACTTCACGCTCTCAGAGTCGACATGGAGAAT accCTGTCCAGCATAGTGGATGTTCCTGATGAGGGCCAAACTGAAGACAAAAGGCTGGATCAGGCTGAGGAGGTGCTGGGTGACCATGTGACAGGAGGCGTGGTTCAGAGCTGGAGGGAGGTGCAGAGGAGGCTGGGAGACCTCCCAGCAGGAG GTCCCTCTGGTGTTGGTACTGATCATGAGAAGCTGCTGGCTCAGCTAGAAACTGAGCTGAAGGAGAGTCACCAGCTGGTCAGGATACAGCAGCATCTTCTGCAG GAAGGCCTTGCCTCACCGGTTCCCTCTGAGCTGGCTGATTCCTACTTTCTGGAAGAGTGGGAGCGTCTCCAGGTGCGCGGGGCGGAGCTCCATCATCAGAGGAGAACATTTGAACGGGAGAGGAAGTCCTTCACTGAAGCTGCCATACGACTGAGCCATGAG CGGCGTGACTTTGAGCAGCAGAAGGCGTCTCTGCTGAAGCAGCAGTACCTGTGTGATTCACCTGGAGCCGACAGAGGAGCTCCAGGAAACCAGCGGAGAGCGAGCCCTGCTTCCA ATTTCTCCAGTTTGGGGCCAACCAGTATATCTGGCCGTGTCCCCGTTACTCCATCGTCCTCCACGTCGAGGACCGCcgctgtttctgtctctcatcAGGGAAGAGTTGAGACCCCCAGCACTCCTGAGCTCTACTCTGCCCTCAACCTGTCTTATAGCAGCAG